The Streptomyces sp. NBC_00224 genome contains the following window.
TGTCGCATCTTGCCGCTCATCGCGGATCTGGTAGGGAAAGGTGGTCGGTGAGCCATGGCGTCGAAGCCTGCGCGTACATCGAAGGGGCAGGCGGGCCGGGAGCACGAGACCCCCACCGCCGCACCCGCCGCCACCGCCGTGCCCGGCCTCGTCCCCGCTCCCGCCCTGCCCGACGGCTCCCCGGCGGTCACCGGCTGGCTGCTGCGCGGCACGGACGGGCGGCTGACCGCGTACGCGCCGTGCGCGGGCGGTGTGCTCCGCTGGACCGAGACGCACCCCGGCGGCCCCGAGTGGACCGGCCCCGAGCTGGTCGCCCCGGCGACCGGGCTCGACCCGCGGCTGTCGGTCGCCCAGGGCGGCGACGGCTATGTGCATCTGCTCGCCCTGCGCCGCACCACGACCCCCGCCGGTGAGCCCAGGACGGACGTCGTCCACGCCATCCAGTACCAGTCGGGCCGCCCGGTGAAGGACTGGTACCCGATGGGCACCCCCTACCGCGACCAGGAGAAGGCCGCGCAGATCGGCCACCCGGCCGCCGTCGTCGACTCCGCCGACAACCTGAACGTCTTCGTCCGCAACGCCGGGGGCGGCGTCTGCGCCCGTGGCCAGCTGTCCTCCGGCAAGTGGGGCAACTGGAAGGACCTCAAGGGCTCCGGCTCGTACGGCACGATCTGCGCGGGAGCGGACGACGACGGCCGCGTCGAGGTGCTGGCCCCGGCCAAGCGCGGCGTGATGCGCTGGGCGAGGAGCACGACCGGCAGCGAGTACGAGCAGGTGCCCGACCTCAAGCTCCAGGTGGCGGACGGCTCGGTGAGCGCCCAGCACACCGGGGAGGGCCGGATCACCTTCTTCTGGCGCGAGTCCGAGGGCGGTGACGTGCACGCCTTCCGCGCCGACGACCCGGCCGTGCCGCTCGGCGGCGCCGCGAGCGGCCCGGTCGCCGTGCTGCGGACGCCGGTGGACGGCCACGACTGCACCCTGATGGCCCAGCGCGGCCCCGACGGCCGCCCGGCGCTCGCCGCCTACCCGACGGAGGCCGAGTCGGCCGGCGCGGTGTGGGCCTCCACGGGCGAGGTCTGCGCGGGCGTACCGGCGCTGGCCACCGATGCCGCCGGGCGGGTCGTCCTCGCCGCCTTCGGCACCGACGGACGGCTGCGGATCACCCGCCAGAAGACCACCGAGCCGGGCCTTGCCCTGGAGCCCTGGACGGTCGTCTGACGGGTCGTCCGCCCTCGGTACGACCCGAAACGCCAGGAGGCCCCCCGCGACTGCGGGGGGCCTCCTGCGTGCTGCTCAAGGGGCGTTACGCCGGGACGCTCGCCACGCCCTGCGCCAGGAACTTCTTCCCGTTCACGCGCTCCGAGACACCCTCACGGTCCAGGTACGGCGTGATGCCGCCCAGGTGGAAGGGCCAGCCGGCGCCGGTGATGAGGCAGAGGTCGATGTCCTGGGCCTCAGCCACGACACCCTCCTCCAGCATCAGACCGATCTCCTGCGCCACCGCGTCCAGGACGCGGTCACGGGTCTGCTCCTCGGTCAGGACGACATCGCCCTGCTTGAGGAGCGCGGCGACCTCGGGGTCCAGCTCCGGCTTGAAGTTGTTCTCGGCGGAGTACACATAGAAGCCGCGCTTGCCGGCCTTGACTACCGCGGCCAGGTTCTCGGAGACCGTGAAGCGCTCCGGGAAGGAACGGTTCAGCGTCTCGGAGACGTGCAGACCGATGGCCGGGCCGACCAGCTCCAGGAGCACCAGCGGCGACATCGGCAGACCCAGCGGCTCGACCGCCTTCTCGGCGACCTCGACCGGGGTGCCCTCGTCGATGACGTTCTGGATCTCGCCCATGAAGCGGGTCAGGATGCGGTTGACGACGAACGCCGGGGCGTCCTTCACCAGGACCGCGGTCTTCTTCAGCTTGCGCGCCACACCGAAGGCCGTGGCCAGCGAGGCGTCGTCGGTCTGCTCGCCGCGCACGATCTCCAGGAGCGGGAGGATCGCGACCGGGTTGAAGAAGTGGAAGCCGACGACCCGCTCGGGGTGCTTCAGCTTGGACGCCATCTCGGAGACCGACAGCGAGGAGGTGTTGGTGGCGAGGATCGCGTGCGCCGGGGCGACCGCCTCGACCTCCGCGAACACCTGCTGCTTGACGCCGATCTCCTCGAAGACCGCCTCGATGATGAAGTCCGCGTCGGAGAAGCCCTCGGCCTTGTCCAGGACACCGGAGACCAGGCCCTTGAGGCGGTTGGCCTTGTCCTGGTTGATACGGGACTTGGCGAGCAGCTTGTCGATCTCGGCGTGGACGTAGCCCACACCCTTGTCGACGCGCTCCTGGTCGATGTCGGTCAGGACGACCGGCACCTCAAGGCGGCGCAGGAACAGCAGCGCGAGCTGCGAGGCCATCAGGCCCGCGCCCACCACGCCGACCTTGGTGACCGGGCGCGCCAGCGACTTGTCGGGCGCACCGGCCGGACGCTTGGCGCGCTTCTGCACCAGGTTGAACGCGTAGATGCCGCTGCGGAGTTCGCCGCCCATGATCAGGTCGGCGAGCGCCTTGTCCTCGGCGTCGAAGCCGGCTTGGAGGTCGCCGTCCTTGGCCGCCGCGATGATGTCGAGCGCGCGGTAGGCGGCCGGGGCCGCGCCGTGCACCTTGGAGTCGGCGATGAACCGGCCCTTGGCGACGGCCTGGTCCCAGCCCTCGCCGCGGTCGATCTCCGGGCGCTCGACCGTGACGTCGCCCTTGAGGACGTTCGCGGTCCAGACCAGCGACTGCTCCAGGAAGTCCGCGCCCTCGAAGATCGCGTCCGCGATGCCGAGTTCGAAGACCTGCTTGCCCTTGAGCTGGCGGTTCTGGTTCAGCGAGTTCTCGATGATGACCGAGACCGCGCGCTCCGCGCCGATCAGGTTCGGGAGCAGGGCGCAGCCGCCCCAGCCCGGAACCAGACCGAGGAAGACCTCGGGCAGCGAGAAGGCCGGGATGGCCTTGGAGACGGTGCGGTAGGTGCAGTGCAGACCGACCTCGACACCGCCGCCCATGGCCGCGCCGTTGTAGTACGCGAAGGTCGGCACGGCCAGCGCGGCGAGGCGCTTGAAGACCTCGTGGCCGCTCTTGCCGATGGCCAGCGCGTCCTCGTGCTGCTTGAGGATCTCGACGCCCTTGAGGTCGGCGCCGACCGCGAAGATGAACGGCTTGCCGGTGACACCGGCGCCGACGATGGCGCCCTCGGCCGCCTCCTTCTCGACCTGGTCGATGGCGGCGTTCAGGTTCGCCAGCGAGCCGGGGCCGAAGGTGGTCGGCTTGGTGTGGTCGAAGCCGTTGTCCAGCGTGATCAGCGCGAACTTGCCCGCGCCGAACGGCAGGTCGAGGTGGCGCACGTGCGCCGAGGTGACGACCTCGTCCGGGAACAGCTCGGCCGCACCCTTCAAAAGCTCAGCGGTGGTGCTCACTTGCTGCCTCCGGCGTCCTTGTGGTGCGGGTTCTCCCAGATGACCGTGGCGCCCATGCCGAAGCCGACGCACATGGTGGTGAGGCCGTAGCGGACCTCCGGCTGCTCCTCGAACTGCCGCGCCAGCTGGGTCATCAGGCGTACGCCGGAGGACGCGAGCGGGTGGCCGTACGCGATGGCGCCGCCGTACTGGTTGACGCGGGCGTCGTCGTCGGCGATGCCGTAGTGGTCCAGGAACGCGAGGACCTGGACGGCGAAGGCCTCGTTGACCTCGAAGAGGTTGATGTCCTCGATCGAGAGACCGGCCTTGGCCAGCGCCTTCTCGGTCGCCGGGATCGGGCCGTAGCCCATCACCTCGGGCTCGACGCCCGCGAAGGCGTACGAGACCAGGCGCATCTTGACCGGCAGGCCGTTCTCGCGCGCGAACTCCTCGGACGCGATGATCGACGCGGTGGCGCCGTCGTTGAGGCCGGCCGCGTTGCCCGCGGTGACGTTGCCGTGGACGCGGAACGGCGTCTTCAGGCCCGCCAGGCTCTCCAGCGTGGTGCCCGGGCGCATCGGCTCGTCGGCGGTGACCAGGCCCCAGCCGGTCTCGCCCACCTCGGCGTTGGTGTTGCGCACCGAGATCGGGACGAGGTCCTGCTGGATCTTCCCGTTCGCGTACGCCTTGGCCGCCTTCTCCTGCGAGCGCACGGCGTACTCGTCGGCGCGGCGCTTGGTGATGTGCGGGTAGCGGTCGTGCAGGTTCTCCGCGGTCATGCCCATGAACAGGGCGGACTCGTCGACCAGCTTCTCGCTGACGAAGCGCGGGTTCGGGTCGACGCCCTCGCCCATGGGGTGGCGGCCCATGTGCTCGACGCCACCGGCGATCACGGCGTCGTACGCGCCGAAGGCGATCGAGCCGGCGACCGAGGTGACGGCGGTCAGCGCGCCGGCGCACATACGGTCGATGGAGTAGCCCGGCACGGACTGCGGCAGACCCGCGAGGATGCCGGCCGTGCGGCCCAGGGTCAGACCCTGGTCACCGATCTGCGTGGTCGCGGCGATGGCGACCTCGTCGATCTTCGTGGGGTCGAGGGCCGGGTTGCGGCGCAGCAGCTCCCGGATCGCCTTGACGACGAGATCGTCGGCCCGGGTCTCGTGGTAGATGCCCTTCGGGCCCGCCTTGCCGAACGGGGTGCGGACGCCGTCGACGAAGACGACGTCCCTGACGGTACGAGGCACGATGGCTCTCCTCCAGGGTGCGGGGTGGCACTGCTGCGCGTGGCGCACTCGCCTGAGCGCGCGCTCACCCCGTCATGCTACTTGCGGGTAACCAAACTGCCCAGTCCCCTCGGCAGGAGCGGCGAAGGTCACACTCCGCAGGGGCCCATCATGGCCGTACCCCCTGATGACCGTGGTCGTCAGGGGGTACGTGAGTGCCGTCCGGCTCAGGCGTTGGCGGCCAGCGCCGCCGCGAGCAGCGGTGTCACCTGCTCGACCTGCCAGCGCCGCGCGCCGTACGCCGTGAGCGCCTGGGCCACCGCCGCCTCGGAGCGGTCGCCCGGCGGCTCCCAGCACACCCGGCGGACCGTGTCCGGAGTGATCAGGTTCTCCTGCGGCATGTTCAGCTGCTCGGCCAGCTCCGAGACCGCCGCCCGCGCCGCCGAGAGCCGTGCCGCGGCGGCCGGGTCCTTGTCCACCCACGAGCGCGGCGGCGGCGGGCCCGCGACCGCCTGCCCGGGCTGCGGGAGGCCGGAGTCCGGCAGGGCCCGCGCCCGGTCGACGGCGGCCTGCCACTGCTCCAGCTGGCGCCGCCCCATCCGGTGCCCGTAGCCGGGCAGGGCCATCAGGGCCTGCACGTCCAGCGGCATCGCGAGCGACGCCTCGATGATCGCGGAGTCGCTGAGCACCTTGCCCGGCGAGACGTCACGGCGCTGGGCGACCTTGTCCCGGGCCGTCCACAGCTCGCGCACGGCGGCCATCTGGCGGCGCCGGCGGACCTTGTGCATCCCGGAGGTGCGCCGCCAGGGCTCCTTGCGCGGCGGCGCGGGCGGCGCCGCGGCGATCGCGTCGAACTCCTGGCGGGCCCAGTCGAGCTTGCCCTGCCGGTCGAGCTCCTTCTCCAGCGCGTCGCGCAGGTCGACGAGGAGCTCCACGTCGAGCGCCGCGTACCGCAGCCAGGGCTCGGGCAGCGGCCGGGTCGACCAGTCCACCGCGGAATGGCCCTTCTCCAGGGCGAACCCGAGGACGCTCTCGACCATCGCGCCCAGGCCCACGCGCGGGAAGCCCGCGAGGCGCCCGGCGAGCTCCGTGTCGAAGAGCCGGGACGGGACCATGCCTATTTCGCGCAGGCACGGCAGGTCCTGGGTGGCGGCGTGCAGGATCCACTCGGTGTCGGCGAGGGCGTCGCCGAGCGCGGAGAGGTCGGGGCAGCCCACCGGGTCGATGAGCGCGCTGCCCGCGCCCTCGCGGCGGAGCTGGACGAGGTAGGCACGCTGGCCGTACCGGTAGCCGGAGGCGCGCTCGGCGTCCACGGCCACGGGGCCGGTGCCGGCCGCGAACGCGGCGACGACTTCGGCGAGCTCCTCGTCGGTGGCTACGACGGGCGGAATGCCGTCACGCGGCTCCAACAGGGGAGTCGGCTGCCCATCGACCGGGACGTCGTCGTCCGGGGGGGCGCCCCCGGTGGTTCGCAGTGCTGTCTCTGCTGCGGTCTTTTGGGCGTCGGTCACCTGTCAAGGGTACTTGTGTATATGCCGCGCCCGTCGACGGAACGTTCCGTCGACGGGCGCGCGAGGGGCGCACGGCGCCTTGTGGGGGGAGCATGCCCCCCGGGACCCCTGGGTCAGTGGATGATTCCGGTACGCAGTGCGACGGCCACCATGCCGGCCCGGTCGCCCGTGCCGAGCTTGCGCGCGATCCGGGCGAGGTGGCTCTTCACGGTCAGTGCGGAGAGCCCCATGGACACGCCGATCGCCTTGTTGGACTGGCCCTCGGCGACCAGCCGCAGCACCTCGACCTCGCGCCCGGAGAGCTCGCGGTAGCCGCCCGGGTGGCTCGGGGAACCCGGGGGGCGGCGGTGCATACGGGCTGCCGCGGCGCCGATGGGGGCGGCGCCGGGGCGGGTGGGGTGGCCGATGTTCGTACGCGTACCGGTGACGACATAGCCCTTCACGCCGCCCGCGAGGGCGTTGCGCACGGCGCCGATGTCGTCGGCGGCGGACAGGGCCAGGCCGTTGGGCCAGCCCGCCGCGCGGGTCTCGGACAGCAGGGTGAGCCCGGAACCGTCGGGCAGATGGACGTCGGCAACGCAGATGTCGCGCGGGTTGCTGACGCGGGGACGTGCCTCCGCGATGGACGACGCCTCGATGACGTCCCGTACTCCGAGGGCCCACAGATGGCGCGTGACCGTGGAGCGGACTCGGGGGTCGGCGACGACGACCATGGCCGTCGGCTTGTTCGGGCGGTAGGCGACCAGGCTTGCGGGCTGCTCAAGGAGAACGGACACCAGGCCTCCTGGGGGGAAGGTGCGGGACGGAGCCGGCTCGGGGATGAAGCCGGGGCGAACCGTGCAGATAGGGTCACAGACCTCTTCGGCAGGGTGCCCGTCCGGCTTTAGGGAATGATCACGATTTGGTGAGAAACATTTAGGGCAATTAGGACAGGTGGTCGAGCGGGGTGCGGCCGGTCGATAGGGGGGCCGACTTACGTACGGGGCCGCATCCGTGCTGCCTAGGGGCGCGGGGAACTGCGCGACCAGCCCACGACGGCCCGCAGACGAATGACGACGCCTCCAGCGAAGCGCAGCGCGCAGCGCTCAGCGAGGATCCCGCCGCTGAGGCAGACTCACCACGCCCGCGTCAGCGGTAGGCGCCGGCGGCAGCCCCGCGACCTGGCAGAGCAGATCGCACCAGGCCGCCAGGTGCGCGGCCGTGTCCGGCACCCCGCCGTGGCCCTCGCGCGGCGTCCAGGACGCCCGGATCTCGATCTGGGTGGCGGGCAGCCGCTGGGCGAGGCCGCCGAAGTAGTACGAGCCGGCCCGCGTCACCGTGCCGCTCGCCTCTCCGTACGAGAGCCCGCGCGCCTCCAGCGCACCCGTCAGCCAGGACCAGCAGACCTCGGGCAGCAGCGGGTCCGCCGCCATCTCCGGCTCCAGCTCCGCCCGTACGAGCGTGACGAGGCGGAACGTTCCCTGCCAGGCGTCGTGCCCGGCCGGGTCGTGCAGCAGCACCAGCCGGCCGTCCGCGAGGTCCTGGTCGTTCTCGACGACCGCGGCCTCCAGCGCGTACGCGTGCGGCGCCAGACGCTGTGGCGGCCTGGTCGGGTCGACCTCGATCTCGGGGCGCAGCCGCGCGCCCCGCAGCCCGTCGACCGCCTGGCGGAAGGCGAGCGGAACGGTCCTGCCGTCCGCACTGTCCGTGCCGCCGGCGCCATCCGAAGTTCGTCCCTGAGCGGCAGCCATGCGGGGAAGACTAGGCGGAACGGGCGCCCCGCGCCGGTAGGGACACCCGGGCCCCGCCGACCGCTTCGCGGTACGTGCGAAGATTCTGGGCGTGAACGCCAACGCACGCCCCTGGGGCCCGCCGACACAGACGTACGACTCCGCCTTCCTCAAGGCGTGCCGCCGCGAGCCGGTGCCGCACACGCCGGTCTGGTTCATGCGGCAGGCGGGGCGCTCACTGCCGGAGTACCTGAAGGTGCGCGAGGGCATCCCCATGCTGGAGTCGTGCATGCGGCCCGAGCTGGTCACCGAGATCACGCTCCAGCCGGTGCGCCGCCACAACGTGGACGCGGCGATCTACTTCAGCGACATCGTGGTCCCGCTCAAGGCCATCGGCATCGACCTCGACATCAAGCCGGGCGTCGGCCCGGTCGTCGCCGATCCGATCCGTACGAGGGCGGACCTGGCGCGGCTGCGCGACCTCACCCCCGAGGACGTCCACTACGTCACCGAGGCCATCGGCATGCTGACCGCCGAGCTGGGCGAGACCCCGCTCATCGGCTTCGCCGGCGCGCCTTTCACCCTGGCGAGCTACCTCGTGGAGGGCGGGCCGTCCCGCAACCACGAGCACACCAAGGCGCTCATGTACGGCGACCCGCAGCTGTGGGCCGACCTGCTCGACCGCCTCGCCGAGATCACCGGCGCCTTCCTGAAGGTCCAGATCGAGGCGGGCGCCTCCGCCGTCCAGCTCTTCGACTCCTGGGTGGGCGCGCTGGCCCCCGCCGACTACCGCCGCTCGGTGATGCCCGCCTCCACGAAGGTGTTCCGCGAGGTCGAGAAGTACGGCGTGCCGCGCATCCACTTCGGCGTCGGCACCGGCGAACTCCTCGGCCTGATGGGCGAGGCCGGGGCGGACGTCGTCGGCGTCGACTGGCGCGTTCCGCTCGACGAGGCCGCCCGCCGCGTCGGCCCCGGCAAGGCGCTCCAGGGCAACCTGGACCCCGCGGTCCTCTTCTCGACGACCGAGGCGGTCGAGGCGAAGACCCGCGAGGTCCTGGACGCGGCGGCGGGCCTGGAGGGCCACGTCTTCAACCTGGGCCACGGCGTCCTGCCCACCATGGACCCGGACGCGCTGACCCGCCTGGTGGACTACGTCCACACGCAGACCCGGCGCTGATCCGACCCCGCGTCAGGCGCCTGCCGCCCGTACGGCCGACACGGCCTTGCGGGCGGCGACCAGGACCGGGTCCCAGACCGGCGAGAACGGCGGGGCGTACCCCAGGTCCAGCGTGACCACCTGCTCCACGGTCATGCCCGCCGTCAGCGCGACGGCCGCGATGTCGACGCGCTTGGCGGCGCCCTCGCGGCCGACGATCTGGACGCCGAGCAGCCGTCCCGTACGCCGCTCGGCGAGCATCTTCACCGTCATCAGGGCAGCCCCGGGGTAGTACCCCGCGCTGTTCGTGGACTCGATGGTCGCGGTCACGAACTGCAGCCCCGCCTCGCGCGCCTCGCGCTCGCGCAGCCCCGTGCGGGCGATCTCCAGGTCGCAGACCTTGCTCACCGCCGTACCGACGACGCCCGGGAACGTCCCGTAACCGCCGCCCACGCCGGAGCCGATGATCTGGCCGTGCTTGTTGGCGTGCGTGCCCAGCGCGATGTGCCGCTCGCGGCCCGACACCAGGTCGAGGACCTCCACGCAGTCGCCGCCCGCCCAGATGTCGTCGTGGCCGCGGACCCGCATCGCGAGGTCCGTGAGCAGCCCGCCGTGCTCGCCCAGCGGCAGCCCCGCCGCCCGGGCCAGCTCGGTGCGCGGCTCGACGCCGACGCCGAGGACCACGACGTCCGCCGGGTACTCGGCGTCCCGCGTGGCCACCGCCCGCACCCTGCCGTCCTCATTGGTGAGGATCTCGGTGACCTCGGCGCCGGTGACCGTGGTGATGCCCATCCCGTCCATCGCCTTGTGGACCAGCCGGCCCATGTCCGGGTCGAGCGTGGACATCGGCTCCTCGCCCCGGGTCACCACCGTCACCTCGTAGTCGCGGTGCAGCAGCGCCTCCGCCATCTCCACGCCGATGTAGCCCGCGCCCACGATCACCGCGCGGCGCCCCCCGGTCGCGTTCAGCGTGTCCAGCAGCGCCTGTCCGTCGTCGAGGGTCTGCACCCCGTGGACGCCCGGCGCGTCGATGCCCGGCAGCCGCGGCCGCACCGGGCGGGCGCCGGTGGCGACGACGAGCTTGTCGTACGCCGTCCAGGACTCCTCGCCCGACTCCAGATCGCGGGCCCGTACCCGCCGCCCGGCCGTGTCGATCTCCACGGCCTCCGTGCGCATCCGCAGATCGATGCCACGCTTGCGGTGCTCCTCGGGCGTACGGGCGATCAGCTCGTCCCGCTCCGGCACGTCGCCGCCCACCCAGTAGGGAATGCCGCAGGCGGAGTACGAGGTGAAGTGGCCGCGCTCGAACACCACGATCTCCAGGGCGTCCGGGCCCTTCATCCTGCGGGCCTGCGACGCGGCGGACATCCCCGCCGCGTCGCCCCCGATGACCACCAGTCGCTCCGCCGCCATTGCGCACCCCTAGCTCGGTCCGTCCCGCTCTTCCTTCGGAAGATACGTGCGGGAGCGCCCGGGAATTCCCGGGGCGCGGCACTCGGCGCAGGGCTGTCGGTGGCGTCTGAGAGAGTGGACGCATGGACAACTCGGCCGTCAGCGCACCGCACATCGTCGTCGTCGGAGGCGGCATCGCCGGACTGGCGGCCGCGCACCGCCTGCTGGAGTCGGGCGCGCGGGTGACCGTCCTGGAGGCCACCGACCGCCTCGGCGGCAAGCTGTACGCGGGCGAGATCGAGGGCGCGCGCGTGGACCTCGGCGCCGAGTCGATGCTGGCGCGCCGGCCCGAGGGCATCGGCCTCGCGCGCGAGGTGGGCCTCGGCGACCAGTTGCGGCCGCCCGCGGCGACGGCGGCGATCTGGACGCGGGGCGCGCTGCGGCCGATGCCCAAGGGACATCTGATGGGCGTCCCGGCCGACCCCGCCTCGCTCACCGGAATCGTCTCCGCCGAGGGCCTGGCGCGCATCGCCCAGGACCGCGAACTGCCACCGACCGAGGTCGGGGACGACATCGGCGTCGGGGAGTTCGTGGCGAGCCGCGTCGGCCGTGAGGTCGTCGACCGGCTCGTCGAACCGCTCCTGGGCGGGGTGTACGCGGGCGACGCCTACCGGATCTCGATGCGCGCCGCCGTGCCCCAGCTCTTCGCCGCCGCGCGCGAGAACACCTCGCTGCTCGACGGCGTCGCCCGGATCCAGGAGAAGGCCGCCG
Protein-coding sequences here:
- a CDS encoding 3-hydroxyacyl-CoA dehydrogenase NAD-binding domain-containing protein, producing MSTTAELLKGAAELFPDEVVTSAHVRHLDLPFGAGKFALITLDNGFDHTKPTTFGPGSLANLNAAIDQVEKEAAEGAIVGAGVTGKPFIFAVGADLKGVEILKQHEDALAIGKSGHEVFKRLAALAVPTFAYYNGAAMGGGVEVGLHCTYRTVSKAIPAFSLPEVFLGLVPGWGGCALLPNLIGAERAVSVIIENSLNQNRQLKGKQVFELGIADAIFEGADFLEQSLVWTANVLKGDVTVERPEIDRGEGWDQAVAKGRFIADSKVHGAAPAAYRALDIIAAAKDGDLQAGFDAEDKALADLIMGGELRSGIYAFNLVQKRAKRPAGAPDKSLARPVTKVGVVGAGLMASQLALLFLRRLEVPVVLTDIDQERVDKGVGYVHAEIDKLLAKSRINQDKANRLKGLVSGVLDKAEGFSDADFIIEAVFEEIGVKQQVFAEVEAVAPAHAILATNTSSLSVSEMASKLKHPERVVGFHFFNPVAILPLLEIVRGEQTDDASLATAFGVARKLKKTAVLVKDAPAFVVNRILTRFMGEIQNVIDEGTPVEVAEKAVEPLGLPMSPLVLLELVGPAIGLHVSETLNRSFPERFTVSENLAAVVKAGKRGFYVYSAENNFKPELDPEVAALLKQGDVVLTEEQTRDRVLDAVAQEIGLMLEEGVVAEAQDIDLCLITGAGWPFHLGGITPYLDREGVSERVNGKKFLAQGVASVPA
- a CDS encoding acetyl-CoA C-acyltransferase, encoding MPRTVRDVVFVDGVRTPFGKAGPKGIYHETRADDLVVKAIRELLRRNPALDPTKIDEVAIAATTQIGDQGLTLGRTAGILAGLPQSVPGYSIDRMCAGALTAVTSVAGSIAFGAYDAVIAGGVEHMGRHPMGEGVDPNPRFVSEKLVDESALFMGMTAENLHDRYPHITKRRADEYAVRSQEKAAKAYANGKIQQDLVPISVRNTNAEVGETGWGLVTADEPMRPGTTLESLAGLKTPFRVHGNVTAGNAAGLNDGATASIIASEEFARENGLPVKMRLVSYAFAGVEPEVMGYGPIPATEKALAKAGLSIEDINLFEVNEAFAVQVLAFLDHYGIADDDARVNQYGGAIAYGHPLASSGVRLMTQLARQFEEQPEVRYGLTTMCVGFGMGATVIWENPHHKDAGGSK
- a CDS encoding HRDC domain-containing protein, translating into MTDAQKTAAETALRTTGGAPPDDDVPVDGQPTPLLEPRDGIPPVVATDEELAEVVAAFAAGTGPVAVDAERASGYRYGQRAYLVQLRREGAGSALIDPVGCPDLSALGDALADTEWILHAATQDLPCLREIGMVPSRLFDTELAGRLAGFPRVGLGAMVESVLGFALEKGHSAVDWSTRPLPEPWLRYAALDVELLVDLRDALEKELDRQGKLDWARQEFDAIAAAPPAPPRKEPWRRTSGMHKVRRRRQMAAVRELWTARDKVAQRRDVSPGKVLSDSAIIEASLAMPLDVQALMALPGYGHRMGRRQLEQWQAAVDRARALPDSGLPQPGQAVAGPPPPRSWVDKDPAAAARLSAARAAVSELAEQLNMPQENLITPDTVRRVCWEPPGDRSEAAVAQALTAYGARRWQVEQVTPLLAAALAANA
- a CDS encoding LuxR C-terminal-related transcriptional regulator — protein: MSVLLEQPASLVAYRPNKPTAMVVVADPRVRSTVTRHLWALGVRDVIEASSIAEARPRVSNPRDICVADVHLPDGSGLTLLSETRAAGWPNGLALSAADDIGAVRNALAGGVKGYVVTGTRTNIGHPTRPGAAPIGAAAARMHRRPPGSPSHPGGYRELSGREVEVLRLVAEGQSNKAIGVSMGLSALTVKSHLARIARKLGTGDRAGMVAVALRTGIIH
- a CDS encoding DUF3000 domain-containing protein — encoded protein: MAAAQGRTSDGAGGTDSADGRTVPLAFRQAVDGLRGARLRPEIEVDPTRPPQRLAPHAYALEAAVVENDQDLADGRLVLLHDPAGHDAWQGTFRLVTLVRAELEPEMAADPLLPEVCWSWLTGALEARGLSYGEASGTVTRAGSYYFGGLAQRLPATQIEIRASWTPREGHGGVPDTAAHLAAWCDLLCQVAGLPPAPTADAGVVSLPQRRDPR
- the hemE gene encoding uroporphyrinogen decarboxylase, whose translation is MNANARPWGPPTQTYDSAFLKACRREPVPHTPVWFMRQAGRSLPEYLKVREGIPMLESCMRPELVTEITLQPVRRHNVDAAIYFSDIVVPLKAIGIDLDIKPGVGPVVADPIRTRADLARLRDLTPEDVHYVTEAIGMLTAELGETPLIGFAGAPFTLASYLVEGGPSRNHEHTKALMYGDPQLWADLLDRLAEITGAFLKVQIEAGASAVQLFDSWVGALAPADYRRSVMPASTKVFREVEKYGVPRIHFGVGTGELLGLMGEAGADVVGVDWRVPLDEAARRVGPGKALQGNLDPAVLFSTTEAVEAKTREVLDAAAGLEGHVFNLGHGVLPTMDPDALTRLVDYVHTQTRR
- a CDS encoding FAD-dependent oxidoreductase; amino-acid sequence: MAAERLVVIGGDAAGMSAASQARRMKGPDALEIVVFERGHFTSYSACGIPYWVGGDVPERDELIARTPEEHRKRGIDLRMRTEAVEIDTAGRRVRARDLESGEESWTAYDKLVVATGARPVRPRLPGIDAPGVHGVQTLDDGQALLDTLNATGGRRAVIVGAGYIGVEMAEALLHRDYEVTVVTRGEEPMSTLDPDMGRLVHKAMDGMGITTVTGAEVTEILTNEDGRVRAVATRDAEYPADVVVLGVGVEPRTELARAAGLPLGEHGGLLTDLAMRVRGHDDIWAGGDCVEVLDLVSGRERHIALGTHANKHGQIIGSGVGGGYGTFPGVVGTAVSKVCDLEIARTGLREREAREAGLQFVTATIESTNSAGYYPGAALMTVKMLAERRTGRLLGVQIVGREGAAKRVDIAAVALTAGMTVEQVVTLDLGYAPPFSPVWDPVLVAARKAVSAVRAAGA